A window of Phragmites australis chromosome 15, lpPhrAust1.1, whole genome shotgun sequence genomic DNA:
AACATATTGGATTTGCACAATAGCAAAGCGGAAGAAAAAAGGTGAGATCTGTGGATGCAGTTCCATGCCATTCCAGTGCAGTAGGCAAGCGAAAAGAATCTCACCGGAGGCATAGTCCGGCAAGGCGGCTGTGCGCATGGGCGCTCGCCGGgtccaggcggagtgcttctGCTAGGCGGCCGAGCCTGATGAGCGAGTCGGCATGGTTGTCGCGGCACTCGACGCTGTCCGGGCACAGCGCCACGGCACGGCCATAGTGCCACAGCGCCTCGCCGTACCAGCCCTTCTTGTACCACTCGTTCCTAGCGCGAGTCACCTCCTGTAGATCATCAGTGGTACTCGGTGGCGTCGAGCGGCTCGCCGGAGACCTCAAGGAGTTCCTGTGGACATGCTGCTTCTTGTGGGAGCCAGGCCTTCGCCTCCTCCGTACCCCCTCATGATGCTGTCGTGGCCATAGTGCCCGGTGCCGGATCCGAGCACGACTGACCAAGGGGCCGTTGACGGTGGGGATGACCTGCGGTAGCCAATCCGATCGGACAGGACGGTGGCGATGACAGTAGCTACTGTAGCAATGAGTCTTGCTCATGTGTACATATAGATATatggatatgtatatatatgcatatatgaatATCTATAcgtatacacatacatatatgtatatacgcaCACACACGTATatctatgtgtatatatatgcgtttatgtataatataattttcatttttgcgaaattccagaaaaatgtGGAAAgtaatattagttatattggtAAAttgactgaaataatctaaaatgcaaagaaaaatattcaaaactcaaaaaaaaataaaacaaattttgttaggttggtattactgtcgtctacatgttaaattatacgcatgcatgaaagtactactgCTTTCCTATAATTAGATGAATGTGTtcaatattgataaattcacaaataaatattaaaatgtttaaaattgataaacctaatttttttaatcacgCTATGTAAAAGAACAGGCACAGTGTAGGCACACCAATCAACTAGCTAATCGTGATTAGGCCAGCAAACCCTCACACCACCGTCATTGTCAAACCACAAAAATAAACTACTCCTACTcataaagaaaacaaaaaaaaaacagagagaggaaGCAAGCGAGAAGGTCCAAGCCGCGGAGAGACGCCTAGCACAGATCCTTCTCCTCTCCCGTTCTCTCTCCTCGACGCTTCCGACGCGGCAAAGCAAataaagggaggagagagaaagaggaaggaggaggagcccgaAATCCCAAGCCTAACCCCGAATCCTGGTCTAATCCCTCAATCGGCCTTGCGTTTGTTCGGGTTGGAGGATTCGGGGGCGCAGCCATGAACGAGAAGGCGTCCGTCTCCAAGGAGCTCAACGCCAAGCACAAGAAGGTCTCGCTTCTTCCTGCTCGTTTCTTCCTCGCCGATTTCACTTAGATCGGGATTGTGCGCTGCTGCTTTGATTGAGGAGGAAATGAAGGAAAATCCGTTACGATGtgcaaattattatttttgtggGTCATGGGTTGGAGATTTGGGATCTGCGGTGATGTCGTtgttgatttcttgttccaggATTCGATTCATAGTTGCGCTGATCTGTGTAATTGCTGACAAGGGCGCAGATCCGAACTCTGTTCCGTTTCGTTTTGCTTCGGTTCATGTTGGAACCAACAAACGGGCACAGATGTTAGTTAAGTTTGAAGGAAGCGATTATAGGGCTTTGGTGAATTCATTTGACTGATGATTGACTGCTCTGTGAATTAATTCCAAATTTGCAATCAGTATCTGTCTGCTAGTCTCTTATAGATTCTCTGTCTTTTCTCTTATCTGGTAATACGAAAGGAAGGGTATTTGTTGgctttctttccttctttagTTCTCAGTACAAGTAATCTCACTAGCTGTCTTCATTCCAAATTGTCATCGCTTTGATAACCCGCTCATCATATCATGTGTTGTTTATGTTGTTTTAGCATCATTCTGGTTTGCATGTTGGTCTTATTCGACATATAGCCTTTACAACTCATTGTATTTTCTCTTTGCTGATTTCCAGATATTGGAGTGTCTTCTTCGGCTGACCGAGAACAGAGAATGTGCAGACTGCAAGTCAAAGTGAGTGGTCCTGTGCAATTGGTTATTTTAAATATGGCAGCTTTGTTACAAGTATGATCATTTTGAGGACATGACATATATTGATAATTGATTATTTGATCCATTAGTAAAAGCGAAACCAGCCATGTCCTATTTCTTGTTACAACGCATCTACTTTGTTTTGGCATACATTTCTCATGTGTAAACAGATGTTTAATTAGAGGAAAGGGTATTTACCAAAGCAGGAACACCGGAATGGTCACTGTGTTACTGACTCACTGTAccaaaaaatatgcaaaaatacaTTTCTTTGTCATAGGCTCATAGCTGGTTAATCCTCCTTGTGTGCTTTGAATTCTGTATCTCTGCATTTACTATGGATAGATATTTGTGCCTACAGCTCTTGTTCAAGTCAACACTCACTAACTGTTTGACTATATTGCAGGGGTCCTCGATGGGCAAGTGTGAACCTAGGGATCTTTATATGCATGACATGTTCCGGGATTCATAGAAGCCTTGGGGTACACATATCTAAGGTCAGTGCATATCATGTGCATGAGCTTCACTGTTTACTTTTCCAACTCAGCATCAGTGTCGCTGGCAGACTTTTTGTCCTTCATAGATGTTCCGTCAAAATGGACTTGAAGCCACAAGGTTGATGTATGGCTTGAGGTGAACAACTTTTGAGGACAATCTACTAGCCAATCTTTCAACGTCAAATGTTTTAAAGTTGAAATTTATACTATGTTTCACACTCTTAATTTTTAGATCTGTTCCCTGCATTGCATGAAGAAGAGTTGGAATAAGTTGATTCAAATGTGGAATGACACAATCAAATGGAATTACCATCATGTGCTACTATGCCTATGGCAAGACCCAATATAGCGTGTCAGCTTAGTTATCCTCATCATGCTAGAACCTTGACATTTAGTCTTGCGCTAATGTTTTTATGGTTACCATTGTATTGTCTCCGATTTTGTTGCATTTAAGTATATTTTGTTGTGCAGAAACCAAATTATTTGTGTATGTTAGCAAGAGAGAACACACATGTGTTCTCTCTCTTTCATGTTGTATGGCCGATTATGCATAGCGATCAATTAGCCTGCTgcttttataattttagtaaaGCATTTTTTCTCTAATGCAGGTGAGATCTGCTACCCTGGATACATGGTTGCCAGAGCAAGTTGCATTCATTCAATGTATGGAttactctctcctggaacttgaaaaaagaatattttctcacaaaataaaATAGTGGTTTTTCTCATGATTGTATTTATCATCTTGCAGCAATGGGAAATGAAAAGGCAAATAGCTATTGGGAAGCGGAATTGCCCCCTAACTATGATAGGGTTGGGATAGAAAACTTCATACGTGCGAAGTATGATTCTTGCCAACTCTTTCAGTGCCTTGGGATCTAGTGTGATTTGTTTCATCTGCTTTCTTTTTCAATAGTACATGTAACCTATATTACACCTCAAATGTAGGTATGAGGACAAGAGATGGATACCGAGGAATGGAACATCACGACTGTCCTCGGGTGCCCGAGATGAGAAGAACTTAGAGCCTCAGGCTAGTGCTACCAGGAGTGGACATGGTCAAAGATCTTCATTTGAGCAACACCGTGCTTCACTAGCTGCTACGAGTAAAATTGCTCCTGTCGCTTCTATGATGCCCACCCAGGTAACCCTTCTTTCTTACCACAAGCTTTTCCTGGCAACAATCCCACACCTGACTTTGAATATGAACACTCTTTCTTGAACTCAAGCCGAAATTCTTTTTTTACTATTATCACTTGCAAAAGTCTTTGTCACCAATTATTACTAGTTTACTACCAATTGCTTTTATACATGATTGATTAATGGAGATGGAGAAATAACTGCAAGTCTTCATATGAGGCGCTATGCTCTAGATCATACTGGCTCGAAACGGTTAAGTGCATAAATTGTGTATTGGCAGACATCTAAAAATTGAAGTGGTGATGTGTAATAGCATGCTAATGGATGTTTCCTGAGTGGGTGTGGATAATGGCTCTGCAACCATTATAAGATAGATTGCAGTCCAGGGCATGTTTATTGGTTCTCTCATGCTTTGCCTTGACTACCAAGGTTGGTGGTATTTATTGTTTCAACTGGCTTACATGGTCTTCCTCGCTCACCGTCATCTCTTAATCGTGTATGATGCGTTTAGCAAGTCTGATAGTTGGTCAAATTAGTTAATGTGTTTAGCATCTTAATCGTGTATGATAAACCAAACATAAACTTATAATTAGTGAACTGTTCTGCATTAAGATTGTACATTATCCATTTGAATACTGCTTGAGTAGTTTTAGAGACTATAATAAGTTGGTTTCATTTTACTTGCTATATTCTACAAAGATTTTTATTTAGTCAGTAACTTTGAGTTTCGTTTTGGAATGACTGCATGTGAAGCAGGCATCACCTCAGCCAAAAGTAGAACCACCAGTTCCCAAAGTTGCTTCACCTCCTCAGCCAGAGAAATCACCTGCTCAAGTTGATGCAACACGCCCTAAAGTTCAAAAGCCATCGGTTGCGCCACCTCCTAAAGTTGATTATGCTACTGATCTTTTTAACATGTTAACAATGGACGGAACAACCGAAAAAGAATCAGAGCTATCTTCAAACGATGATAGTGCCTGGGATGGCTTCCAATGTAAGCTCTTGTGACTGATCTTCCAATTGAAGAATTCTTCTATTTCTGTAGGGACTTAACCATATCTTTTCCTCTTTCTGTTGGGGTTACTACTTCGGTACATTGTTTATGGGTTGCCATGTCACTTTATTTTGCTCTTGCTCATGGGTTTTTTAAAATTGTTCAGCTGCAGCACCAGTACCTAGCTCAGAGAAAAAGGATTCTGCAAAACCAGCAGAAAGTAAACCCCAGTCTACATCAGGAATAGAAGATTTATTTAAAGACTCGCCATCTGTATCAGTATCCTCAGCTCCAGCTGTTTCCCAAGTAAATGTGAAGAATGATATCATGAGTTTGTTTGAGAAGGTGAGCACTAGCACTCCTTTTACAAACTAATTGTTCATGACAAGTGGCTCTATCCACAAAGAAGGGGCACATTTATGGTCTGTCTAAGAAATAACTGTGTTTTGCAGTCCAATATGGTATCACCATTCGCTGTCCACCAGCAGCAGCTCGCGTTTATGTCCCAGCAGCAAGCTCTTCTTATGGCTGCTCTTAAATCTGGAAATGCCCCCCAAATGATTTCGGGGAATGCCAATCTGTTGAATGCTAACGGTTCTAATGCCCCTCATGGAAACTTACCTACCCAAAGCTGGCCAAATCTTGGTTATCAAATCCCCGGGTCAACTCCAGCAGCACAGAATGGTGCCACCAAGGTAAAGATCCACAGATGATCAGTAGATCTATGCACACTTGACTACCAGTTTTACCATTTGTTCATCTTTCTTGTTGGCAGGTTGGGAACAA
This region includes:
- the LOC133892330 gene encoding ADP-ribosylation factor GTPase-activating protein AGD5-like isoform X1, whose amino-acid sequence is MNEKASVSKELNAKHKKILECLLRLTENRECADCKSKGPRWASVNLGIFICMTCSGIHRSLGVHISKVRSATLDTWLPEQVAFIQSMGNEKANSYWEAELPPNYDRVGIENFIRAKYEDKRWIPRNGTSRLSSGARDEKNLEPQASATRSGHGQRSSFEQHRASLAATSKIAPVASMMPTQASPQPKVEPPVPKVASPPQPEKSPAQVDATRPKVQKPSVAPPPKVDYATDLFNMLTMDGTTEKESELSSNDDSAWDGFQSAAPVPSSEKKDSAKPAESKPQSTSGIEDLFKDSPSVSVSSAPAVSQVNVKNDIMSLFEKSNMVSPFAVHQQQLAFMSQQQALLMAALKSGNAPQMISGNANLLNANGSNAPHGNLPTQSWPNLGYQIPGSTPAAQNGATKVGNNNQEYSSGNFGFGTPGVYNISSAVPANGATAAGANKSTASPASSTLPSQSGKDFDFSSLTQGMFSKR
- the LOC133892330 gene encoding ADP-ribosylation factor GTPase-activating protein AGD5-like isoform X2, which translates into the protein MGNEKANSYWEAELPPNYDRVGIENFIRAKYEDKRWIPRNGTSRLSSGARDEKNLEPQASATRSGHGQRSSFEQHRASLAATSKIAPVASMMPTQASPQPKVEPPVPKVASPPQPEKSPAQVDATRPKVQKPSVAPPPKVDYATDLFNMLTMDGTTEKESELSSNDDSAWDGFQSAAPVPSSEKKDSAKPAESKPQSTSGIEDLFKDSPSVSVSSAPAVSQVNVKNDIMSLFEKSNMVSPFAVHQQQLAFMSQQQALLMAALKSGNAPQMISGNANLLNANGSNAPHGNLPTQSWPNLGYQIPGSTPAAQNGATKVGNNNQEYSSGNFGFGTPGVYNISSAVPANGATAAGANKSTASPASSTLPSQSGKDFDFSSLTQGMFSKR